Below is a genomic region from Phocaeicola salanitronis DSM 18170.
AAAGACGAAACAATAAAAAATAGTAAGATATGGAAATTATTACAGCAACAACGATTTTTTTAGCGTCATTGAACGTATATGGCGAGTGTGGGTTTGCATACAATGCAGAAACTTCTGAGGATGGAATTGTCACAGCCAAGGCTGTGTACCATAAGTCGGTATGTGGAAAGTATCTGTCTCCGACTCTGAAATACAACTATGTGTATGACGGAGAGCAACGTCTGGCACAGAAAGAAGTGTTGAAGTGGAACTGCGTAACAGAGAAATGGGATAAATCGCACATTTTGAATTACATGTATGATGAAAACGGATATACCATTGAGTATGCCGTATGGGACAGTGGCAAACAGGAATACGCTGATGTGGTTGCCAAGCAGACTTATCATGAAAGCATTGACGGTGCGCTTTATATCGCTTTGTATAGATGGGATGATTCCGGGAACGATTGGGTGAAACAGAATGACATGGTCGCCATGAACCTGTCAGGCGAACTTCTGACATCTTTTGAATTTGAATTATAATAAAATGTATAACAATAAAATGATGAATTTATGGAAAAGAAAAATTTAGAACGGAAAGTCAGACTGATTGCAATTGAAGAAATGAGAAATGTGAACGGCGGAGCGAACATCGTAGCCGGGGACGAATTTTCACAACTGAAACTGCCGATTGGCATGCGAAAGAAATTCTAAGCTGATGTCGTTTTGAAAAAAAGAGGTTGGATTGGATAATAAATTGAATGTGTGAATCCTTGTCTGTATGTTTTTGGGATGCCTGTGTGTGGCATCCCTTTTTTTATGGAAACTAAACTATGGAGCATATCTTTCTCCCTTGTCGCTTAAATATAGATCTATGGCTTCGTTGAATGCCTGAAGTAAGGTCATTCCGTTGTCTGTTGCATATCGTTTCAGCCGGTTGTGGCGTGAAGGGTCTGTTATGTAATTGCAGGTTTTATATTTGGGCTTTTCTTGTGTACGTAAATCCGATTGCTTTACCGCTACTGTCGTTGGTCTTACCAATGAACTTAGCCCGGCTTTCATGTTTTCTCTCAGGTTGTTCCTTTTGTTTTCCATACGGTTGTATTAATTGAACGTTGATTCTTTTTTAAGAAATTCATCACAAAATGAGGCATAATCTTCCGCTCCTGAAGATTTTGGCGCATAGTGGAATATATCATGTTTAGCAGCTGTTGCTTCTCCGATAGCGACATTGGTTCGGATTGTAGTAGTGAACACATCCCCTTGAAAAGTGTCACGGATTATCTC
It encodes:
- a CDS encoding DUF3836 domain-containing protein; this encodes MEIITATTIFLASLNVYGECGFAYNAETSEDGIVTAKAVYHKSVCGKYLSPTLKYNYVYDGEQRLAQKEVLKWNCVTEKWDKSHILNYMYDENGYTIEYAVWDSGKQEYADVVAKQTYHESIDGALYIALYRWDDSGNDWVKQNDMVAMNLSGELLTSFEFEL